The following is a genomic window from Flavobacteriales bacterium.
TGGGCGTGCTGGCGGCGATCACGGGGATCGGCGCCTCGCCGTTGCGGCCGTGCACGGCCTGCCACAGGTCGGCCTGTTCGGTCTTGGTGGGCAGACCGGTGCTGGGGCCTCCGCGCTGCACGTTCACGATCACCAGCGGAAGCTCCAGCATGAAGGCCAGGCCCATGGCCTCGGTCTTCAGCGCGATTCCCGGGCCGCTGCTGGCGGTGACGCCGAGCGCGCCGCCGTAGCTGGCGCCGATGGCCGAGGCGATGGCCGCGATCTCGTCCTCGGCCTGGAAGGTGAGCACGCCGAAGTTCTTGTGGCGGCTCAGCTCGTGCAGGATGTCGCTGGCGGGCGTGATGGGGTAGCTGCCGTAGAACAGGTCGAGCTTCGCCTTTTGCGCGCCGGCGAGCAGGCCGAGGGCCGTGCCCTGGTTGCCGGTGATGCTGCGGTAGGTGCCCCTGGGCATCGGCGCAGGCTTCACCTCGAAGCGCGTGGTGAAGGTCTCGCTGGTGTCGCCGTAGTGGTAACCGGCCTTCAGCGCGCGCAGGTTGGCGTCGAGCAGCTCGGCCTTCTTCCCGAACTTGTGCTGCAGGAAGCGCTCGCTGTTGGCGAGGTCGCGGCTGAACATCCAGTTGATGAAGCCCAGCACGAACATGTTCTTGCAGCGGTCCTTCTCCTTCATGCCGAGGGGGGTGCCCTCGAGCGCGTTGCGCGTCATCTTGGTCACGTCCACGCTGTGCAGCGTGTAGGCGGCCAGGGTGCCGTCGGTGAGCGGATCAGCCTCGTCGATGTAGCCGGCGAGGCGCATGTTCTTCTTGTCGAAGCCGTCGGTGTTGGCGATGAGGGTGCCCCCCTCCTTCAGCTTGTGCAGGTTGGCCTTGAGCGCGGCGGCGTTCATCACCACCAGCACATCGCAGCGGTCGCCGGGGGTGAACACCTCCACGCTGCCGAAGTGGAGCTGGAAGCCGCTCACGCCGGCGAGGGTGCCCTGCGGCGCGCGGATCTCGGCGGGGAAGTTGGGGAAGGTGCTGACGTCGTTGCCGAACAGCGCGTTGGTGTCGGTGAACTGCGCGCCGGTGAGCTGGATCCCGTCGCCGCTGTCGCCGGCGAAGAGGATCACCACGTTGCGGCGCGACTCGACGGTCTTCGTCCGGGAGGGGCTTTCCATGGGCAAATGCGCGGCAAAGGTACGGGGCGGGGTATGGCGCTCCGTGATGGCGGTCACCGGCGAAGCAACACGTGGGGCGGCCGGATGTTCCGGGCTCAGACCACCTCGCCCATGTTCACGGCCTCGACGGCCTTGATGGAGGGGGCGACGCGTTTGATGGCCTCCTCCACTCCGGCCTTCATGGTCATCGGGCTCATGGCGCAGCCGCGGCAGGCCCCGTGCAGGCGCACGCGGACGATCCCCTCCGGTGTGATCTCCTCCAGAGTGATGTCGCCGCCGTCGGCCTCCAGAAAGGGGCGCAGGTCGCGCAGGGCCTCCTGAACGCGCTGTTCGAGCTGGCTGTGTTCGCGACGGGGCATGGATCAGGCGGTGACCGGCTGCCGGAGGCGCTCCAGCAGGACGGAGCAAAGGTCGGTGAAGGCGGCCGCGCTGGGGGTGCCTTCCTGCAGCACGGCCGGCCGGCCCACGTCACCGGCCTCGCGGATGCTCTGCACCAGTGGGACCTCCCCGAGGAAGGGCACGCCGAGCTCCTCCGCCAGGGCCCGGGCGCCGCCCTTTCCGAAGATGTGGTAGCGGTTGTTGGGCAGTTCGGCCGGGGTGAACCAGGCCATGTTCTCCACGATGCCGAGCACGGGCACGTTCACGCTGGGCAGGCGGAACATGCCCACGCCCTTGCGGGCATCGGCCAGGGCCACGGGCTGCGGGGTGCTGACGATGATGGCGCCGGTGAGGGGCACGGCCTGCACCAGGCTGAGGTGGATGTCGCCGGTGCCGGGGGGCAGGTCCACCAGCATCATATCGAGCTCGC
Proteins encoded in this region:
- a CDS encoding 2-oxoacid:acceptor oxidoreductase subunit alpha; the encoded protein is MESPSRTKTVESRRNVVILFAGDSGDGIQLTGAQFTDTNALFGNDVSTFPNFPAEIRAPQGTLAGVSGFQLHFGSVEVFTPGDRCDVLVVMNAAALKANLHKLKEGGTLIANTDGFDKKNMRLAGYIDEADPLTDGTLAAYTLHSVDVTKMTRNALEGTPLGMKEKDRCKNMFVLGFINWMFSRDLANSERFLQHKFGKKAELLDANLRALKAGYHYGDTSETFTTRFEVKPAPMPRGTYRSITGNQGTALGLLAGAQKAKLDLFYGSYPITPASDILHELSRHKNFGVLTFQAEDEIAAIASAIGASYGGALGVTASSGPGIALKTEAMGLAFMLELPLVIVNVQRGGPSTGLPTKTEQADLWQAVHGRNGEAPIPVIAASTPIDCFEMAFEAVQIAVEHMTPVILLTDGYIANGSEPWRFPASKDLPAITPNFIKGPNDGEAFLPYLRDERGVRPWALPGQPGLQHRIGGIEKQDRTGNISYDPANHEKMVRLRAEKVARIADRFKPIRLDSGPPEGELLIVGWGSTYGAIRTAALGLQAEGHSVAHVHLRHLFPFNKGLGPLLKKYTRVLVPEMNSGQLRQLLRAEFLVDAQGLNKIQGMPFTSEEIHATALNLLKS
- a CDS encoding NifU family protein, with protein sequence MPRREHSQLEQRVQEALRDLRPFLEADGGDITLEEITPEGIVRVRLHGACRGCAMSPMTMKAGVEEAIKRVAPSIKAVEAVNMGEVV